A part of Haliotis asinina isolate JCU_RB_2024 chromosome 10, JCU_Hal_asi_v2, whole genome shotgun sequence genomic DNA contains:
- the LOC137298077 gene encoding cathepsin L2-like isoform X1: protein MFIKGLIFTDRGISAVFKIDSQMLRFGVVLILIVSIHCSRIELDQEWERFKSQYQKVYKHNEEVDRRAIWENNVGVIERHNLEADLGLHTYRLGQNKYADMSLEEFQQLMTGYERFKSQGGQQPLVLNVSTSDLPDTVDWRKDGYVTNVKDQAACGACWAFAAAASLEGQHFRKTGQLVSLSEQNLVDCSRNGNLGCEGGHMALAYDYIRQNDGIDTEESYPYVAEQGPCKFKRENVGATDIGFAAVISESEDALKSAVALEGPISTGLDSSPLTLMLYKSGVYSSPECTSSGLDHAVTVVGYGIQDNKDYWLLKNSWGTSWGEEGYMLLARNDGNMCGVATDATLPLV, encoded by the exons aTGTTGCGTTTTGGTGTGGTACTCATTCTCATTGTTTCCATTCACTGTTCGCGGATTGAGCTGGACCAAGAATGGGAACGCTTTAAATCACAGTACCAGAAAGTTTACAAGCACAACGAAGAAGTGGACAG acggGCCATTTGGGAAAATAATGTTGGTGTGATAGAACGTCACAACCTGGAGGCAGACCTTGGACTGCACACCTACAGACTGGGACAAAACAAATATGCCGACATG TCTCTTGAAGAGTTTCAACAGCTGATGACCGGTTATGAAAGGTTCAAGAGTCAAGGTGGTCAGCAGCCGCTTGTCCTGAATGTCAGTACTTCGGACCTGCCGGACACAGTGGACTGGCGGAAGGACGGATACGTCACGAACGTCAAGGATCAG GCGGCATGTGGAGCGTGCTGGGCGTTTGCTGCCGCCGCTTCTCTTGAAGGACAGCACTTCCGGAAGACGGGACAACTAGTGTCTCTGTCAGAGCAGAACCTGGTCGACTGTTCCAGAAATG GTAACCTTGGATGTGAAGGAGGGCACATGGCATTGGCATACGATTACATTCGTCAGAATGATGGCATCGACACAGAGGAGTCCTACCCATACGTTGCCGAG CAAGGACCTTGCAAGTTCAAACGAGAAAATGTTGGTGCTACTGATATAGGTTTTGCTGCTGTTATATCCGAGTCTGAGGATGCCTTGAAGAGCGCAGTGGCCTTGGAAGGGCCCATCTCTACAGGCTTGGACTCTTCACCATTAACTTTAATGCTGTACAAGAGCGGTGTCTACAGCTCCCCTGAATGCACCAGCAGCGGCCTCGACCACGCTGTGACTGTCGTTGGCTACGGCATACAGGATAATAAAGACTACTGGCTGCTAAAGAACAG TTGGGGTACCAGTTGGGGCGAGGAAGGATACATGCTCTTAGCACGTAACGATGGCAACATGTGCGGAGTGGCCACGGATGCAACCCTGCCCCTTGTGTAG
- the LOC137298077 gene encoding cathepsin L2-like isoform X2 produces MTLVTMLRFGVVLILIVSIHCSRIELDQEWERFKSQYQKVYKHNEEVDRRAIWENNVGVIERHNLEADLGLHTYRLGQNKYADMSLEEFQQLMTGYERFKSQGGQQPLVLNVSTSDLPDTVDWRKDGYVTNVKDQAACGACWAFAAAASLEGQHFRKTGQLVSLSEQNLVDCSRNGNLGCEGGHMALAYDYIRQNDGIDTEESYPYVAEQGPCKFKRENVGATDIGFAAVISESEDALKSAVALEGPISTGLDSSPLTLMLYKSGVYSSPECTSSGLDHAVTVVGYGIQDNKDYWLLKNSWGTSWGEEGYMLLARNDGNMCGVATDATLPLV; encoded by the exons aTGTTGCGTTTTGGTGTGGTACTCATTCTCATTGTTTCCATTCACTGTTCGCGGATTGAGCTGGACCAAGAATGGGAACGCTTTAAATCACAGTACCAGAAAGTTTACAAGCACAACGAAGAAGTGGACAG acggGCCATTTGGGAAAATAATGTTGGTGTGATAGAACGTCACAACCTGGAGGCAGACCTTGGACTGCACACCTACAGACTGGGACAAAACAAATATGCCGACATG TCTCTTGAAGAGTTTCAACAGCTGATGACCGGTTATGAAAGGTTCAAGAGTCAAGGTGGTCAGCAGCCGCTTGTCCTGAATGTCAGTACTTCGGACCTGCCGGACACAGTGGACTGGCGGAAGGACGGATACGTCACGAACGTCAAGGATCAG GCGGCATGTGGAGCGTGCTGGGCGTTTGCTGCCGCCGCTTCTCTTGAAGGACAGCACTTCCGGAAGACGGGACAACTAGTGTCTCTGTCAGAGCAGAACCTGGTCGACTGTTCCAGAAATG GTAACCTTGGATGTGAAGGAGGGCACATGGCATTGGCATACGATTACATTCGTCAGAATGATGGCATCGACACAGAGGAGTCCTACCCATACGTTGCCGAG CAAGGACCTTGCAAGTTCAAACGAGAAAATGTTGGTGCTACTGATATAGGTTTTGCTGCTGTTATATCCGAGTCTGAGGATGCCTTGAAGAGCGCAGTGGCCTTGGAAGGGCCCATCTCTACAGGCTTGGACTCTTCACCATTAACTTTAATGCTGTACAAGAGCGGTGTCTACAGCTCCCCTGAATGCACCAGCAGCGGCCTCGACCACGCTGTGACTGTCGTTGGCTACGGCATACAGGATAATAAAGACTACTGGCTGCTAAAGAACAG TTGGGGTACCAGTTGGGGCGAGGAAGGATACATGCTCTTAGCACGTAACGATGGCAACATGTGCGGAGTGGCCACGGATGCAACCCTGCCCCTTGTGTAG
- the LOC137298077 gene encoding cathepsin L2-like isoform X3 — protein sequence MLRFGVVLILIVSIHCSRIELDQEWERFKSQYQKVYKHNEEVDRRAIWENNVGVIERHNLEADLGLHTYRLGQNKYADMSLEEFQQLMTGYERFKSQGGQQPLVLNVSTSDLPDTVDWRKDGYVTNVKDQAACGACWAFAAAASLEGQHFRKTGQLVSLSEQNLVDCSRNGNLGCEGGHMALAYDYIRQNDGIDTEESYPYVAEQGPCKFKRENVGATDIGFAAVISESEDALKSAVALEGPISTGLDSSPLTLMLYKSGVYSSPECTSSGLDHAVTVVGYGIQDNKDYWLLKNSWGTSWGEEGYMLLARNDGNMCGVATDATLPLV from the exons aTGTTGCGTTTTGGTGTGGTACTCATTCTCATTGTTTCCATTCACTGTTCGCGGATTGAGCTGGACCAAGAATGGGAACGCTTTAAATCACAGTACCAGAAAGTTTACAAGCACAACGAAGAAGTGGACAG acggGCCATTTGGGAAAATAATGTTGGTGTGATAGAACGTCACAACCTGGAGGCAGACCTTGGACTGCACACCTACAGACTGGGACAAAACAAATATGCCGACATG TCTCTTGAAGAGTTTCAACAGCTGATGACCGGTTATGAAAGGTTCAAGAGTCAAGGTGGTCAGCAGCCGCTTGTCCTGAATGTCAGTACTTCGGACCTGCCGGACACAGTGGACTGGCGGAAGGACGGATACGTCACGAACGTCAAGGATCAG GCGGCATGTGGAGCGTGCTGGGCGTTTGCTGCCGCCGCTTCTCTTGAAGGACAGCACTTCCGGAAGACGGGACAACTAGTGTCTCTGTCAGAGCAGAACCTGGTCGACTGTTCCAGAAATG GTAACCTTGGATGTGAAGGAGGGCACATGGCATTGGCATACGATTACATTCGTCAGAATGATGGCATCGACACAGAGGAGTCCTACCCATACGTTGCCGAG CAAGGACCTTGCAAGTTCAAACGAGAAAATGTTGGTGCTACTGATATAGGTTTTGCTGCTGTTATATCCGAGTCTGAGGATGCCTTGAAGAGCGCAGTGGCCTTGGAAGGGCCCATCTCTACAGGCTTGGACTCTTCACCATTAACTTTAATGCTGTACAAGAGCGGTGTCTACAGCTCCCCTGAATGCACCAGCAGCGGCCTCGACCACGCTGTGACTGTCGTTGGCTACGGCATACAGGATAATAAAGACTACTGGCTGCTAAAGAACAG TTGGGGTACCAGTTGGGGCGAGGAAGGATACATGCTCTTAGCACGTAACGATGGCAACATGTGCGGAGTGGCCACGGATGCAACCCTGCCCCTTGTGTAG